A genomic region of Deinococcus aerolatus contains the following coding sequences:
- a CDS encoding ABC transporter substrate-binding protein, which produces MKFYPAKTFLTAALTLTLLTSAHSAAQTVQRGGTLQLAVDQSPVGLDPHVATAFSTFVVTGQVYEGLLDIDASLKIRPLLASKYTKSADGLRYVFTLRPGVRFHNGDPLSAQDVVFSMDRVKDPKTASPLASRLSSVSDIKATGPLEVTFVLSKPFAPFLSEVATISIVSKKYVEGGGNLQRSAVGTGPFAFKQWVPDTFLELSKNAAYWVKAQPYLDSLKFNIVPDASTRQIGLQSGAYQFLPNIDASVAATLKTAPGVQLLRSQDLAYSLMGVNVSRKPFNDPRVREALNYAINRPELVQGVYFGDAVPAGPLPPALRTYATPVSNFPCYATSAAKARDLLKQAGYPNGVDFSILTFSTIKTVADSAQVLQAQLAKAGFRARVDVQEFGSFVQNWRNSNFDAFVSLNGGSVDPDGHLYRGLISNGSTNVFKFADPVVDKLLEEGRNATSTGSRVRTYAQLQKSLACRGPMQFLAYGTLFSAARSNVKGFTPNPTRSLSTLKTTWLDR; this is translated from the coding sequence ATGAAGTTTTATCCCGCGAAGACGTTTTTGACCGCTGCCCTGACGCTGACCCTGCTCACGTCGGCCCATTCGGCCGCACAGACGGTGCAGCGGGGCGGCACCCTGCAACTGGCCGTGGACCAGTCGCCGGTGGGCCTGGACCCGCATGTGGCCACGGCCTTTTCCACCTTCGTGGTCACCGGGCAGGTCTACGAGGGACTGCTCGATATCGATGCCAGCCTCAAGATCCGCCCGCTGCTCGCAAGCAAGTACACCAAGAGTGCCGATGGCCTGCGCTACGTCTTCACGCTGCGCCCAGGCGTCAGGTTCCACAACGGTGACCCGCTGAGCGCGCAGGACGTGGTGTTCTCGATGGACCGTGTCAAGGATCCCAAGACGGCCTCGCCGCTGGCCAGCCGGCTCAGCTCGGTCAGCGACATCAAGGCGACGGGCCCACTGGAAGTCACCTTCGTCCTGTCCAAACCCTTCGCGCCGTTCTTGAGCGAGGTGGCCACGATTTCCATCGTAAGCAAAAAATACGTTGAGGGCGGCGGCAACCTGCAGCGCAGCGCCGTCGGCACCGGCCCCTTTGCCTTTAAGCAGTGGGTGCCCGACACGTTCCTGGAACTGTCCAAAAACGCGGCCTACTGGGTCAAGGCCCAGCCCTACCTGGACAGCCTGAAGTTCAACATCGTGCCGGACGCCTCCACGCGCCAGATCGGCCTTCAGAGCGGCGCCTACCAGTTCCTGCCCAACATCGACGCCAGCGTGGCCGCCACCCTCAAGACTGCGCCGGGCGTGCAGCTGTTGAGGTCGCAGGACCTGGCCTACAGCCTGATGGGCGTCAACGTGAGCCGCAAACCGTTCAACGATCCGCGTGTGCGCGAGGCCCTGAACTACGCCATCAACCGCCCCGAACTGGTGCAGGGCGTGTACTTCGGCGACGCCGTGCCGGCCGGTCCGCTGCCTCCTGCGCTGCGGACCTACGCCACGCCAGTCAGCAACTTCCCGTGCTACGCCACCAGCGCGGCCAAAGCCAGGGACCTGCTCAAACAGGCCGGGTATCCCAACGGCGTCGATTTCTCGATTCTGACCTTCTCGACCATCAAGACCGTGGCCGATTCGGCGCAGGTGTTGCAGGCGCAGTTGGCCAAGGCGGGCTTCCGTGCCAGGGTGGACGTCCAGGAATTCGGCAGCTTCGTTCAGAACTGGCGTAACTCGAACTTTGACGCCTTTGTATCTCTGAACGGCGGCTCGGTCGATCCCGACGGGCACCTGTACCGCGGCCTGATCTCGAACGGGTCAACCAACGTGTTCAAATTCGCCGATCCGGTGGTGGACAAGTTGCTTGAAGAGGGCCGCAACGCCACGAGCACCGGCAGCCGCGTCCGCACCTACGCGCAGCTTCAGAAGTCACTGGCCTGCCGGGGCCCCATGCAGTTCCTGGCCTACGGCACGCTCTTCTCCGCGGCGCGCAGCAATGTCAAGGGCTTCACGCCCAACCCGACGCGCTCTCTGAGCACCCTCAAGACGACGTGGCTTGACCGGTAG
- a CDS encoding tyrosine-type recombinase/integrase — protein sequence MTLAVYRGDLLARSREWTGLHDDELRRRAVRAAAEKDAAQLVSLTVAYLAHGGGSGVLTSPRTVEAYALGVRQYVDYAAAQAVGVLRPGRHDAQGYVNAMLAAGRKPAGVGLKVAAASCLYRALRWAGASEADPFRDVRVPRDPTPGIVKRPPYSEDELADVIDCADVQARFLLFLTAHAGLRISEALALEWADLDETARRIHVRSGKGRKGRIVAMSSSLGRACRQYRALFAPGGPEHMDGKRTTPATQVFRYGRVMTARYHVEKAFRAANVPFRGFHPGRKYAGTRLLRQIKDFGRVAAHLGHASVDTTRKGYAQLAADDLKDDLLGW from the coding sequence GTGACGCTGGCGGTCTACCGGGGCGACTTGCTGGCGCGCAGCCGGGAATGGACCGGGCTGCACGACGACGAGCTGCGCCGCCGCGCCGTGCGGGCCGCCGCCGAGAAGGACGCGGCACAACTGGTCTCGCTGACGGTGGCGTATCTGGCCCACGGCGGCGGCAGCGGCGTGCTGACTAGCCCACGTACTGTGGAGGCCTACGCGCTGGGCGTGCGTCAGTACGTGGACTACGCCGCCGCGCAGGCGGTGGGTGTTCTGCGGCCCGGACGACACGACGCCCAGGGCTACGTGAACGCCATGCTGGCGGCGGGGCGCAAACCCGCCGGGGTGGGGTTGAAGGTGGCGGCGGCCAGTTGCCTGTACCGCGCCTTGCGCTGGGCCGGGGCCAGCGAGGCTGATCCCTTCCGCGACGTGCGGGTCCCCAGGGACCCCACCCCCGGTATTGTCAAGCGGCCGCCCTATTCCGAAGACGAGTTGGCCGACGTGATCGACTGCGCGGACGTGCAGGCCAGGTTCCTGCTGTTCCTGACGGCCCACGCGGGGCTGCGCATCAGCGAGGCGCTGGCGCTGGAATGGGCGGACCTGGACGAGACCGCTCGCCGCATCCATGTGCGCTCAGGCAAGGGGCGCAAGGGACGGATCGTGGCCATGAGCAGCAGCCTGGGCCGGGCCTGCCGTCAGTACCGCGCGCTGTTCGCGCCGGGGGGTCCGGAACACATGGACGGCAAGCGCACCACGCCCGCCACGCAGGTGTTCCGCTACGGCCGGGTGATGACGGCGCGCTACCACGTGGAAAAGGCCTTCAGGGCGGCGAACGTGCCGTTCCGGGGTTTTCATCCGGGGCGCAAGTACGCCGGAACGCGCCTGCTGCGGCAGATCAAGGATTTCGGGCGGGTGGCCGCGCACCTCGGCCACGCGTCGGTGGACACCACCCGCAAGGGTTACGCGCAGCTTGCGGCGGATGACCTCAAGGACGATCTGCTGGGCTGGTAG
- a CDS encoding DUF1175 family protein — protein sequence MTRRLFTVLGLVVCLGLGGGGAQPSAPAVTHGAGAADRDRDGYPDAAELVGTDRARFADWFAAIAESQYTRMNADWRPEDRDCGGLLRYALVNALMPHDAAWFAKFGYFPRPTLGPVQALRYPLPVISRSVFRVAGGAYQAGDIEAGRLVGRTGVQHLATHSMRPVSRDLAAARRGDLLIFIRPGLRSYHSMVYLGGGRVVYHTGASPAEGGEVRLLTVQSLLRYADRAFHPAAGNPNFLGVYRWKIMD from the coding sequence ATGACGCGGCGTCTGTTCACGGTCCTGGGCCTGGTGGTGTGCCTGGGTCTGGGTGGCGGCGGCGCGCAGCCTTCGGCGCCGGCCGTGACCCACGGAGCCGGTGCCGCGGACCGGGACCGCGACGGCTACCCGGACGCCGCCGAGCTGGTGGGCACCGACCGCGCCCGGTTCGCCGACTGGTTCGCCGCCATCGCCGAGAGCCAGTACACCCGCATGAACGCCGACTGGAGGCCGGAGGACCGCGACTGCGGCGGGCTGCTGCGCTACGCCCTGGTCAACGCGCTGATGCCGCATGACGCGGCGTGGTTTGCCAAATTCGGCTACTTTCCCCGGCCCACACTCGGCCCGGTGCAGGCCCTGCGTTACCCGCTGCCCGTCATCAGTCGCTCGGTGTTCCGGGTGGCGGGCGGGGCGTACCAGGCCGGGGACATCGAGGCGGGGCGGCTGGTGGGGCGCACCGGGGTGCAGCACCTGGCGACGCATTCGATGCGGCCGGTGTCGCGTGACCTGGCGGCGGCCCGGCGCGGCGACCTGCTGATCTTTATCCGCCCCGGTCTGCGCTCGTACCACAGCATGGTTTACCTGGGCGGCGGCCGGGTGGTGTACCACACCGGGGCCAGTCCCGCCGAGGGCGGTGAGGTCCGGCTGCTGACCGTCCAGAGCCTGCTGCGCTACGCGGACCGCGCCTTTCACCCGGCGGCCGGCAATCCCAACTTTCTGGGCGTCTACCGCTGGAAGATCATGGACTGA
- a CDS encoding anhydro-N-acetylmuramic acid kinase — MTRAPRLLGLMNGTSVDGIDAVLIELPGWPAVGDGGQPPVLRGAAPRATVLEHRYTPFADDLRAALLAASRDEAKTSEITQLQFWLGEALAEAAAELSADADLIASHGQTVHHIPAPDAARGWHTRSTLQIGEASVIVERTGKPVVSDFRAPDLVAGGQGAPLVPFADRLMYAEAGVRRAVHNLGGISNLTYLPGLDEGGVIAFDTGPANALIDEAAELFGQRFDDSGRMGAAGHVAPSLLETWHTDPYLSAPPPKSTGRERWNLQNLPGVFELNARDIAATVTAFSVQTVVDAYQRFIVPHGLDEIVVAGGGAYNPTFMAQLRAALAPLPVLTFEERGWNSSAREAAAFAVLGYYAYQGWPNTLPHTTGARHAVIAGKLSRPART; from the coding sequence GTGACACGCGCCCCGCGCCTGCTGGGGCTGATGAACGGCACCAGCGTGGACGGCATCGACGCGGTCTTGATCGAACTGCCTGGCTGGCCGGCGGTCGGTGATGGCGGCCAGCCGCCAGTGTTACGCGGTGCCGCCCCCCGCGCCACCGTGCTTGAGCACCGCTACACGCCGTTTGCCGACGATCTTCGCGCGGCCCTGCTGGCCGCCAGCCGGGACGAGGCCAAGACCAGCGAGATCACCCAGTTGCAGTTCTGGCTGGGCGAGGCGCTGGCCGAGGCCGCCGCCGAACTCTCGGCCGACGCGGACCTGATCGCCAGCCACGGCCAGACCGTCCACCACATCCCTGCCCCCGACGCCGCGCGCGGCTGGCACACCCGCTCCACGCTGCAGATCGGCGAGGCGTCGGTGATCGTGGAGCGCACCGGCAAACCGGTGGTCTCGGATTTCCGCGCGCCCGACCTGGTGGCCGGGGGACAGGGCGCGCCGCTGGTGCCGTTCGCTGATCGCCTGATGTACGCCGAGGCCGGGGTCCGACGCGCCGTTCACAACCTGGGCGGCATCAGCAACCTGACCTACCTGCCGGGGCTGGACGAGGGAGGCGTGATCGCCTTCGACACCGGCCCGGCCAACGCCCTGATCGACGAGGCCGCCGAACTGTTCGGCCAGCGGTTCGACGACAGCGGACGCATGGGCGCCGCCGGTCACGTGGCCCCCTCACTGCTGGAGACGTGGCACACAGACCCCTACCTGAGCGCGCCGCCGCCCAAATCCACCGGACGGGAACGCTGGAATCTCCAGAACCTGCCCGGCGTCTTCGAGCTGAACGCCCGCGACATCGCCGCCACCGTCACCGCCTTCAGCGTTCAGACCGTGGTGGACGCCTACCAGCGTTTTATCGTGCCGCACGGTCTGGACGAGATTGTCGTGGCGGGCGGCGGCGCGTACAACCCCACCTTCATGGCGCAGCTGCGGGCCGCCCTCGCGCCCCTGCCGGTGCTGACCTTCGAGGAGCGCGGCTGGAACTCCAGCGCCCGCGAGGCCGCGGCCTTTGCCGTCCTGGGGTACTACGCCTACCAGGGCTGGCCCAACACCCTGCCGCACACCACCGGGGCACGCCACGCGGTGATCGCTGGGAAGCTGTCGCGGCCCGCCCGGACCTGA
- a CDS encoding ABC transporter ATP-binding protein, protein MSQLTIQGLGKAYAAGPDVLSDITLQVASGERFVLLGASGSGKSTLLRVIAGLEGAQRGEVRLAGQSMLGVPAERRDIGLVFQQPLLFPHLTVARNLSFGLNLRGVSAREIGPRVEEMLSQTGLSGFGQRLPHQLSGGQEQRVALARALITAPKMLLLDEPFSALDAPLRREMRRWVVDLQQKAGTTLLLVTHDQEEALAVAQRIGFLEAGRLQQVGEPEDFFLRPASLSVARFFGGQNFIAGVQSGLDVQTALGRFVTARQHHGPVTLTFRPEALQLGEAACNSFVAVICGTSFGGTFRQYDLEVCGQRLVWQAPPTVRLTVGERVALHCPAHACWTLPDPRD, encoded by the coding sequence TTGAGCCAGCTCACCATCCAGGGGCTGGGCAAAGCCTACGCGGCCGGCCCGGACGTGCTGAGCGACATCACGTTACAGGTGGCCTCCGGCGAACGTTTCGTCCTGCTGGGGGCGTCCGGAAGCGGAAAGAGCACGCTGCTGCGGGTCATCGCGGGGCTGGAAGGCGCCCAGCGTGGGGAGGTGCGGCTGGCCGGGCAGAGCATGCTCGGGGTGCCGGCCGAGCGACGCGACATCGGCCTGGTGTTTCAGCAACCCCTGCTGTTTCCGCACCTGACCGTGGCGAGAAACCTGTCGTTCGGGTTGAACCTGCGCGGCGTGTCTGCCCGGGAGATCGGCCCGAGGGTCGAGGAGATGCTGTCCCAGACGGGTCTGAGCGGTTTTGGCCAGCGGCTGCCGCACCAGCTGTCGGGCGGGCAGGAGCAGCGGGTGGCCCTGGCCCGGGCGCTGATCACGGCCCCAAAAATGCTGCTGCTGGACGAACCTTTCAGCGCGCTGGACGCCCCGCTGCGCCGGGAGATGCGCCGCTGGGTGGTGGATCTGCAGCAAAAGGCTGGCACCACGTTGCTGCTTGTCACCCATGATCAGGAGGAGGCCCTGGCGGTGGCGCAGCGCATCGGTTTTCTGGAAGCGGGACGGCTGCAGCAGGTGGGCGAACCCGAAGATTTTTTCCTGCGCCCGGCCAGCCTGAGTGTGGCGCGGTTCTTCGGCGGGCAGAATTTCATTGCTGGCGTGCAGAGCGGCCTGGACGTCCAGACGGCGCTGGGCAGGTTTGTGACGGCGCGCCAGCACCATGGTCCCGTCACGCTGACCTTTCGCCCGGAAGCGCTGCAGCTGGGGGAGGCCGCGTGCAATTCGTTCGTCGCCGTCATCTGCGGGACGTCGTTTGGCGGAACGTTTCGCCAGTACGACCTGGAGGTGTGTGGCCAGCGTCTGGTGTGGCAGGCCCCGCCCACCGTGCGGCTCACGGTGGGGGAGAGGGTGGCGCTGCACTGCCCGGCTCACGCGTGCTGGACGCTCCCTGACCCCCGGGACTGA
- a CDS encoding potassium/proton antiporter: MYLLAAGILLLVSLIVSRLGGRLGIPGLLLFLGVGMLAGSDGLGIQFSDYQLAQALGTLALCFILFQGGLTTNWEETRPVIRRGLSLATLGVLITAGVMAAFAHLALGLPWLIAWLLGAVVSSTDASAVFSVLKERALGLKGDVGPLLEFESGGNDPMAVFLTVGLLELIANPGMGVLEIVPLFVRQMVIGGVLGVVLGRVALAMLNRLQLQVEGLYSVLSLALALTIFSLTAVAGGSGFLAIFVAGILLGNADFLHKRSLLSFHDGLAWLMQVAMFLTLGLLVNPRELLPTAELALACALVLVFVARPVSVFVSLAASRMPLRHKTMVAWVGLRGAVPIVLATFPLLAGVPQAQTLFNVVFFIVLTSVLLQGTTLTRVADLLDLRETRSVPPTPPLTYTPTGYSKNALVEVEVRSGSAADGRRIVDLHLPAEALVVLVDRAGEYLIPGGATRLVAGDNVQVLAQAEGLREVQRQLGHPV, translated from the coding sequence ATGTACCTGCTGGCTGCCGGAATTCTGCTGCTGGTCAGCCTGATCGTGAGCCGCCTGGGCGGTCGGCTGGGCATTCCGGGCCTGCTGCTGTTTCTGGGCGTGGGCATGCTGGCCGGGTCCGACGGCCTGGGCATTCAGTTCAGCGATTACCAGCTGGCGCAGGCGCTGGGGACCCTGGCGCTGTGCTTCATTCTGTTTCAGGGCGGCCTGACCACCAACTGGGAGGAGACGCGGCCCGTGATCCGGCGCGGGCTGAGTCTGGCCACCCTGGGCGTGCTGATCACGGCGGGCGTGATGGCCGCGTTTGCTCACCTCGCGCTGGGGCTGCCGTGGTTGATCGCGTGGCTGCTGGGCGCGGTGGTCAGCAGCACCGACGCCTCGGCCGTGTTCAGCGTGCTCAAGGAACGCGCGCTGGGCCTCAAGGGGGACGTGGGGCCACTGCTGGAATTCGAGTCGGGCGGCAACGATCCCATGGCGGTGTTCCTGACCGTGGGCTTGCTGGAACTGATTGCCAACCCCGGCATGGGCGTGCTGGAGATCGTGCCGCTGTTCGTCAGGCAGATGGTGATCGGCGGCGTCCTGGGCGTGGTGCTGGGCCGCGTGGCGCTGGCGATGCTCAACCGGCTGCAGCTGCAGGTTGAGGGCCTGTACTCGGTGCTGAGCCTGGCACTGGCCCTGACCATCTTCAGCCTGACGGCGGTGGCGGGCGGCAGCGGCTTCCTGGCGATCTTTGTGGCGGGCATCCTGCTGGGCAACGCCGACTTCCTGCACAAGCGCAGCCTGCTGTCGTTCCATGACGGCCTCGCGTGGCTGATGCAGGTGGCGATGTTCTTGACCCTGGGCCTGCTGGTCAACCCCCGCGAGCTGCTGCCCACCGCCGAGCTGGCGCTAGCCTGCGCGCTGGTGCTGGTCTTCGTGGCGCGGCCCGTCAGCGTCTTCGTGAGCCTGGCGGCCTCGCGCATGCCGCTGCGCCACAAGACGATGGTGGCGTGGGTGGGCCTGCGCGGCGCGGTGCCCATCGTGCTGGCCACGTTTCCGCTGCTGGCCGGCGTTCCGCAGGCCCAGACCCTATTCAACGTCGTATTCTTTATTGTGCTGACCAGCGTGTTGCTGCAGGGCACCACCCTGACGCGGGTGGCGGACCTGCTGGACCTGCGCGAGACCCGCAGTGTGCCGCCCACCCCGCCGCTGACCTACACCCCCACCGGCTACAGCAAGAACGCGCTGGTGGAGGTCGAGGTGCGCTCCGGCAGCGCGGCCGACGGCCGGCGCATCGTGGACCTGCACCTGCCGGCCGAGGCGCTGGTGGTGCTGGTCGACCGCGCCGGCGAGTACCTGATTCCCGGCGGCGCCACCCGGCTGGTCGCCGGCGACAACGTGCAGGTGCTGGCCCAGGCCGAGGGACTGCGTGAGGTCCAGCGCCAGCTCGGGCACCCGGTCTGA